The Cloacibacillus sp. DNA window CTTCGGGCCGTTGGCGCGATTTGATTCTGCGCGCATATTGGGATGACCAGCAAATCGCAAGCGTGGAATGCCCCGTCGGCGATTTCTTCTGCATGGGCTGGAATGAATACGCCCAGTTATCCTCCCTGGCTGTATGCGTAAATCCTGGCTGTGCGTTTAATTGCTATTGGCCGATGCCCTTTCGTAAACGTGCGCGAATCACGCTGACCAATATATCGCCTGTGGCGCAAAACGTTTACTATCAAATCGATTATTGCCTTGGAGACGTCGCGCAGGACGATTTGTATTTTCACGCGCAGTTTCGCCGCGTCAATCCTTTACCCTATAAAAGCGTCTATACCATCGTGGACGGCATAAAGGGATGCGGCAAGTATGTGGGAACGTATATGGCGTGGGGCGTTCATAACAATGGATGGTGGGGAGAGGGCGAAATCAAGTTCTATATGGACTCAGATGACGAGAGCCCGACCATTTGCGGCACAGGGACGGAAGATTACTTCTGCGGCTCGTATAATTTTGAAGATCCTCAAACCCACGCCAACTACAAAACATATACGACGCCATATGCGGGACTGCATCAGGTTATAACCCCGGATCACCTTTATAACAGTCAAATGCGCTTTGGCATGTACCGCTGGCACATCGTAGATCCGATTTATTTCGACTGCGCGCTGCGCGTAACGATACAGGCGCTTGGCTGGCGCGAGGGGAAAAGATATCTGCCGCTGCGCGACGATATTTCCTCCGTAGCGTATTGGTATCAGAGCTTACCGACCATGCCCTTTCCCACGCTCCCCAACAGGGACGCGCTCGAGGTCGTATAGGCCTAGGGAAGCGCTGATTAAATCCCACACGCGCTGGCAGCTGCATTTCCACCATCTCCGTCATGCAAAATCCTCGACGTAGTTCCGCTACGCCGTCGGCTTTTGCATGACGAATCTGGCGAAAATTCAACTCGCCATCACGCACGTTCTTTAATCAGCGCTTCCCTAGTGTCGGGACACCAGTATATACTTAGCTTTATAAAACGAAGGAGTACGCAAGACAATGGGCAATATTAGCAGAAATGGCTGTGTAATCGGCGTCAAGCCCGGTATGCTGGAACGCTATATCTATTTGCACGATCATTGCAG harbors:
- a CDS encoding glycoside hydrolase family 172 protein, coding for MDISNIARMERKISRSISPENPRGEKGGGALCPLENGSAREAARDLGTGWKVNPFMVIGPMESYTLADIEGSGVLEHIWLTPSGRWRDLILRAYWDDQQIASVECPVGDFFCMGWNEYAQLSSLAVCVNPGCAFNCYWPMPFRKRARITLTNISPVAQNVYYQIDYCLGDVAQDDLYFHAQFRRVNPLPYKSVYTIVDGIKGCGKYVGTYMAWGVHNNGWWGEGEIKFYMDSDDESPTICGTGTEDYFCGSYNFEDPQTHANYKTYTTPYAGLHQVITPDHLYNSQMRFGMYRWHIVDPIYFDCALRVTIQALGWREGKRYLPLRDDISSVAYWYQSLPTMPFPTLPNRDALEVV